The proteins below come from a single Priestia aryabhattai genomic window:
- a CDS encoding mannitol-1-phosphate 5-dehydrogenase, producing the protein MKQAVHFGAGNIGRGFIGALFSQSNYHVTFVDIAENIINQLNTDKRYNVVTAAEHPETLAIQNVSGLNNLTQEQEVIEAIKEATYITTAIGPNILPRIAPLIAKGLDERVKTSDENVYVIACENQISATDLLKGYIFDVLDEETKARMINKVFFFNSAVDRIVPIQHNQGSLDVLVESYYEWVVEATEDIPFVEGMSIVSDLAPFIERKLFTVNTGHAVIAYFGYLKGKETIDQTLRDSNIYEQVQQTLQETGNYLIKRYALDREEHEAYIVKIIERFKNPHLNDSVKRVGRAPIRKLGPQDRLIRPALEAKKADLSYTYLAKAIAAALLFDAQEDEEAMKIQANINEYGIEYVLKEVSGLEASDDLTKEIITQYNTLKL; encoded by the coding sequence GTGAAACAAGCAGTTCATTTTGGAGCAGGCAATATTGGTCGAGGATTCATTGGGGCATTGTTTTCTCAAAGTAATTATCACGTCACATTTGTAGATATTGCTGAAAATATTATCAATCAGTTAAACACGGATAAAAGGTATAACGTAGTAACAGCTGCAGAGCACCCGGAGACATTAGCTATTCAAAACGTATCTGGTTTAAATAATCTTACACAAGAACAAGAAGTCATTGAAGCGATTAAAGAAGCAACGTACATTACAACGGCCATCGGACCCAACATCCTGCCACGCATTGCTCCTTTAATTGCTAAAGGTTTGGATGAGCGCGTGAAAACAAGTGACGAAAATGTATATGTTATTGCATGTGAAAATCAAATCTCTGCGACAGATTTATTAAAAGGCTATATTTTTGACGTGCTTGATGAAGAGACAAAAGCGCGTATGATAAATAAGGTCTTTTTCTTCAATTCAGCTGTAGATCGTATCGTACCTATTCAACACAACCAAGGTTCGCTAGATGTTTTAGTAGAATCCTATTATGAATGGGTAGTAGAAGCAACTGAAGACATTCCTTTTGTAGAAGGAATGTCGATTGTGTCTGACCTTGCTCCTTTTATTGAAAGAAAGTTATTTACAGTGAATACGGGACATGCGGTTATTGCATATTTTGGTTATTTAAAAGGAAAAGAAACGATTGATCAAACGTTAAGAGATTCAAATATTTACGAACAAGTGCAGCAAACGCTTCAAGAAACAGGAAACTATCTAATCAAGAGATATGCCTTGGACAGAGAGGAACACGAAGCCTATATTGTTAAAATTATTGAACGCTTTAAGAATCCTCATTTAAATGATTCAGTTAAAAGGGTAGGAAGAGCGCCAATTCGCAAGCTTGGGCCTCAAGATCGTTTGATTCGTCCAGCGTTAGAAGCAAAAAAAGCGGACCTTTCTTATACCTACTTAGCGAAGGCTATTGCCGCTGCGCTTCTGTTTGACGCGCAAGAAGATGAAGAAGCTATGAAGATTCAAGCCAATATTAATGAGTATGGTATTGAGTATGTATTAAAAGAAGTTAGTGGATTAGAAGCAAGTGATGACTTAACAAAAGAAATCATTACTCAATACAATACTTTAAAGTTGTGA
- a CDS encoding VOC family protein, producing MVAITHVGLAVPDVEEAVQWYEQVLGFKLIAGPYRFNAEEEKAENMTQDLLGSHIKKMKNAHMTADNQVGIELFEFNKPQMPLVLKGNDERYQSYFHMCLIADDVEKLADEIEQSGGKKRSQVWNTRPGKPYYLIYCEDPFGNIIELYSHSTELMYGNREE from the coding sequence ATGGTAGCTATTACGCACGTTGGGTTAGCTGTACCTGATGTAGAAGAAGCCGTGCAGTGGTATGAACAAGTTTTAGGCTTTAAGCTGATTGCTGGCCCCTATAGGTTTAATGCTGAGGAAGAAAAAGCTGAAAATATGACTCAAGATTTACTGGGGTCTCATATCAAAAAAATGAAAAATGCTCACATGACAGCTGACAACCAGGTAGGCATTGAACTGTTTGAATTTAATAAGCCGCAAATGCCTCTTGTATTAAAAGGCAATGATGAGCGGTATCAAAGTTATTTTCACATGTGTTTAATAGCCGATGACGTGGAAAAATTAGCGGATGAAATTGAACAATCAGGCGGTAAAAAGCGTAGCCAAGTATGGAATACAAGACCAGGCAAACCTTATTACTTAATTTACTGCGAAGATCCGTTTGGGAATATTATTGAGCTATATTCACATAGTACGGAGCTCATGTATGGGAATAGAGAAGAATAA
- a CDS encoding PTS mannitol transporter subunit IICBA yields MAQSNIKVAVQKFGNFLSSMVMPNIGAFIAWGLITALFIPTGFFPNESLAKLVDPMVKYLLPLLIGYTGGKLVHDQRGGVVGAIATMGVIVGSGIPMFLGAMIMGPLGGYIIKKFDQFIEGKVKTGFEMLINNFSAGILGGILAILAFLGVSPAVDGFTGALVVGVDWMVAHGLLPLTSILIEPAKILFLNNAINHGILSPIGAEQIRTNGQSILLLLETNPGPGLGILLAYCFFGKGTAKQSAPGAAIIHFIGGIHEIYFPYVLMRPLLIIAAILGGMSGVFTFVLLGGGLQAVASPGSILAILAATPGNAGSYVANISGVLVAAVVSFIVGSLILKTGKQTEDLDEAARKMQEMKGKKSSVAGSFTKQQGEVPVNVQKIVFACDAGMGSSAMGASLLRKKVKQADLNISVTNTAISNIPNDAQIVITQEELTPRAQNKVPDAYHISVDNFLSSPEYDKLIDQLKNDHTTSNAEEEKKVSAENNTDSNDGLLLEENVFLNQHFSSKEEAIRFAGSVLVKGGYVEENYVEAMIERDNMTSTYMGNDVAIPHGTEEAKKNVLRSGFTVIQVPEGVDFDGEKVRLIFGIAGKDGTHLEILSGIAITCSDMGNIEKMVHAKSAKELMAIIQSN; encoded by the coding sequence CCAAATATCGGAGCATTTATTGCATGGGGACTTATTACTGCTTTATTTATTCCAACAGGCTTTTTCCCAAATGAAAGCCTTGCCAAACTAGTTGATCCAATGGTCAAGTATTTGCTGCCACTGCTAATCGGTTACACAGGAGGAAAGCTTGTACACGATCAGCGCGGAGGCGTTGTAGGCGCTATCGCGACCATGGGAGTCATCGTTGGATCTGGTATTCCGATGTTTCTTGGCGCTATGATTATGGGACCGCTTGGCGGTTATATCATCAAGAAGTTTGATCAGTTTATTGAAGGTAAAGTCAAAACAGGATTCGAGATGTTAATTAATAATTTCTCAGCAGGTATTCTTGGAGGAATTCTAGCAATTCTAGCCTTTTTAGGGGTTAGTCCAGCTGTGGACGGATTTACAGGTGCACTTGTAGTGGGTGTAGATTGGATGGTCGCACATGGTCTTCTTCCTCTTACAAGTATTCTAATTGAGCCGGCTAAAATTTTATTCTTAAACAATGCTATTAATCACGGTATCTTATCTCCGATTGGAGCAGAACAAATTCGAACAAATGGACAATCTATTCTATTGTTATTAGAAACAAATCCTGGCCCGGGATTAGGAATTCTGTTAGCGTATTGCTTCTTTGGGAAAGGAACAGCAAAACAGTCAGCGCCGGGAGCAGCCATCATTCATTTTATTGGTGGAATTCATGAAATTTACTTCCCTTACGTTTTAATGCGTCCACTTCTAATCATTGCGGCTATTTTAGGAGGAATGAGCGGCGTATTTACATTTGTTCTTTTAGGTGGAGGCTTACAAGCGGTTGCATCACCCGGAAGTATTTTGGCCATTTTAGCTGCTACACCAGGTAATGCAGGCAGCTATGTTGCAAATATCTCCGGTGTCCTTGTTGCAGCTGTCGTATCGTTTATTGTAGGGTCACTAATTTTAAAAACAGGTAAGCAAACAGAAGATTTAGACGAAGCAGCTCGCAAAATGCAAGAGATGAAAGGCAAGAAGAGTTCTGTAGCAGGAAGCTTTACAAAACAGCAAGGAGAAGTACCAGTAAACGTTCAAAAAATTGTTTTTGCCTGTGACGCAGGCATGGGATCGAGTGCAATGGGCGCCTCTCTTCTTCGCAAGAAAGTTAAACAAGCAGATTTAAATATTTCGGTGACGAATACAGCCATTAGTAATATTCCAAATGATGCTCAAATCGTTATTACACAGGAAGAGCTAACGCCAAGAGCCCAAAACAAGGTTCCAGATGCGTATCATATCTCTGTTGATAATTTTCTATCTAGTCCGGAATATGACAAACTAATTGATCAACTAAAAAATGATCATACTACTTCTAACGCGGAAGAAGAAAAGAAAGTATCTGCAGAAAATAATACAGATAGTAATGATGGTTTACTACTAGAAGAAAACGTTTTCTTGAATCAGCACTTTTCTTCTAAGGAAGAAGCCATTCGATTTGCAGGGAGTGTGTTAGTAAAAGGCGGATATGTAGAAGAAAACTACGTTGAAGCGATGATTGAGCGCGATAATATGACTTCTACTTATATGGGAAATGACGTAGCGATTCCGCACGGTACGGAAGAAGCGAAAAAGAACGTTTTAAGATCGGGTTTTACAGTGATTCAAGTGCCAGAAGGCGTTGATTTTGATGGCGAGAAAGTTCGTTTGATCTTTGGAATTGCTGGAAAAGACGGCACTCATTTAGAAATTTTATCTGGTATCGCGATTACATGTTCCGATATGGGCAATATTGAAAAGATGGTTCATGCCAAATCAGCTAAAGAATTAATGGCTATTATTCAAAGTAACTAA
- a CDS encoding BglG family transcription antiterminator: MFLFITSREKSIIELIIKTAGKHTALSIATFLNVSVRTVHRDLKAIESILEKFDLRLIRTQDEGLMIEGKNEQIFRLIQELMKIKTTDQSPQERKLILLILLLEEGDSFKLQTLAKDLGVSITTLTAYLDELTEWLKTFDVFLHRKRGVGVEVQATEANKRNALANYFLVHFNEELIECLFLVENQQHTNETILHYFYPDYLTEVDRIVHQAINQHHSKLADSDYIGLIVHICIMMQRTKKQMFLEDDGGQTEELASEMFLMKDICREIERVFSLSFTEKDIHFLAVRLRAAKFQTTRDVYYDSVVVGQIIKNMIAHVSVQLNIDLTGDFSLYQGLLAHMEPAIFRLKQKMELFNPLTEEIKKKYPVLFMAVRNSIDQELPDLVFPDDEVAYLVLHFGSTLVLKEEIMEIQALIVCPTGIGTSKMLASRIRKEIPEINSVVIKSVKEIKAAALEGYDVVISTVRLPFFNVDYILVNPLLTEEDIQSVQNFLQKNIQKLTKDKDYRSFQYTNKTTSIEKPSFEETMKQIKDVHGSIESILQNLRMYRFSDRVSHDQVILHVVNAVEKERLITNASCVIHQLKERENKGGLGIPQTSMALFHCREHHVKELIFQVSHLEQPCTVKGMDGTNMQARNLLLMLAPEELSEAQQEILSLISTSLIEDHEAMMIFSSSNEEVIRKKLEDTFHEYLRNNLIKE; the protein is encoded by the coding sequence ATGTTCTTGTTTATTACTTCAAGAGAAAAATCAATCATTGAGTTAATTATTAAAACGGCAGGAAAGCATACAGCACTTTCGATTGCTACTTTTTTGAATGTAAGTGTAAGAACCGTTCACCGAGATTTGAAGGCAATTGAATCAATACTTGAAAAATTTGATTTGAGGCTGATTCGTACACAAGATGAAGGACTAATGATTGAAGGTAAAAATGAACAAATTTTTCGTCTTATCCAAGAGCTGATGAAGATTAAAACGACGGATCAGTCTCCACAGGAGAGAAAATTAATTCTTTTAATTCTTCTTCTAGAAGAAGGAGATTCCTTTAAATTACAAACACTGGCTAAAGACTTAGGAGTAAGTATTACTACACTAACTGCTTATTTAGATGAATTAACAGAGTGGTTAAAAACATTTGACGTTTTCCTTCATCGAAAGAGAGGGGTGGGAGTAGAGGTTCAAGCCACTGAAGCCAATAAACGAAACGCATTAGCTAATTATTTTCTTGTTCACTTTAACGAAGAGTTAATTGAGTGCTTGTTTCTAGTAGAAAATCAGCAGCATACAAATGAAACGATTTTGCATTATTTTTATCCAGATTATTTAACAGAAGTAGACCGAATTGTACATCAAGCGATTAATCAGCATCATTCTAAGCTGGCTGACAGCGATTATATAGGGCTCATTGTTCATATTTGCATTATGATGCAGCGAACGAAAAAGCAAATGTTTCTAGAAGACGACGGCGGCCAAACGGAAGAGCTGGCGAGTGAAATGTTCTTAATGAAGGATATTTGCCGCGAAATTGAACGGGTATTTTCTCTTTCTTTTACAGAAAAAGATATTCATTTCTTAGCAGTACGGCTGCGTGCAGCGAAGTTCCAAACTACAAGAGACGTATATTACGACAGCGTAGTGGTTGGGCAGATTATCAAAAATATGATTGCTCATGTTTCTGTTCAGCTCAACATCGACTTAACCGGTGATTTTTCCCTTTACCAAGGGCTGCTTGCTCATATGGAACCAGCAATCTTTCGTCTCAAGCAGAAAATGGAGCTTTTTAATCCATTAACAGAAGAGATTAAGAAAAAGTACCCTGTTTTATTTATGGCTGTAAGAAACAGTATCGATCAAGAGTTGCCGGATTTAGTTTTTCCAGATGATGAAGTGGCATATCTTGTTTTGCATTTTGGTTCAACGCTAGTACTAAAAGAAGAAATCATGGAAATTCAGGCACTGATTGTCTGTCCAACTGGAATCGGCACCTCAAAAATGTTAGCTAGCCGTATTCGTAAAGAGATTCCGGAGATTAATTCAGTTGTTATTAAATCGGTAAAAGAAATCAAAGCAGCTGCGCTTGAAGGGTATGACGTAGTGATTTCAACAGTAAGACTTCCTTTTTTTAATGTAGATTACATTTTAGTCAATCCACTCTTAACCGAAGAGGACATTCAATCCGTTCAGAATTTTTTACAGAAAAATATTCAAAAGTTAACCAAAGATAAAGACTATCGTTCTTTTCAATATACAAATAAGACCACTTCTATAGAAAAACCGTCTTTTGAGGAAACGATGAAGCAAATTAAAGATGTGCATGGAAGTATCGAATCAATTCTTCAAAACCTTAGAATGTATCGATTTTCGGATAGAGTGAGTCACGATCAGGTGATTTTGCACGTAGTAAACGCCGTTGAAAAAGAACGTTTGATAACCAATGCCAGCTGCGTTATTCATCAGCTTAAGGAACGGGAAAACAAAGGTGGTTTAGGAATTCCACAGACGAGTATGGCACTGTTCCATTGCCGTGAACATCACGTGAAAGAGCTGATTTTTCAAGTTTCACATTTAGAACAGCCTTGCACAGTTAAAGGTATGGACGGAACAAACATGCAGGCGCGTAACCTTCTATTAATGCTCGCACCTGAGGAGTTAAGTGAAGCACAGCAAGAAATCTTAAGTTTAATTAGTACCAGTTTAATTGAGGACCATGAAGCAATGATGATTTTTTCGTCTTCGAACGAAGAGGTAATTCGCAAAAAGTTAGAAGATACGTTTCATGAGTACCTTCGAAATAATTTGATAAAGGAATGA
- a CDS encoding L,D-transpeptidase, with product MRKILLRAVALCLAAIISISYTTSTVNASENAASEDLIIINKKTNQLAYFHNGKLEKVYSVATGKTWSDTPVGFFKIVNKIKNRPYYTGHIAGGASNNPLGSHWLGLNANGTTGDTYGIHGNNSESSIGKYVSHGCVRMHNADVAELFDKVEVGTPVNITYSSKTFEELAKVYGYGQP from the coding sequence GTGAGAAAAATTCTACTGCGAGCAGTTGCTTTATGCCTCGCAGCTATTATCAGCATTTCTTATACAACAAGCACGGTGAATGCAAGTGAAAACGCAGCAAGTGAAGATTTAATTATTATTAATAAAAAAACAAATCAGCTTGCTTATTTTCATAATGGAAAGTTAGAGAAGGTGTATTCAGTAGCTACGGGAAAAACATGGAGCGATACGCCGGTAGGTTTTTTTAAAATTGTTAACAAAATTAAAAATCGCCCTTACTATACAGGGCATATTGCAGGAGGTGCCTCTAATAATCCTCTTGGCTCCCACTGGCTAGGGCTTAATGCAAACGGAACAACCGGGGACACATACGGTATTCACGGCAATAACTCAGAATCTAGCATTGGCAAATATGTGAGCCACGGCTGCGTACGAATGCATAATGCAGATGTTGCGGAATTATTCGATAAAGTGGAAGTAGGAACACCTGTAAATATTACTTATTCATCAAAAACCTTCGAGGAGCTGGCAAAGGTATACGGCTACGGGCAGCCGTGA
- a CDS encoding helix-turn-helix domain-containing protein, whose protein sequence is MEIGKKIKNLRLKKGLTQEELGERTDLSKGYISQLERDLSSPSLETFFSILEVLGCEPKEFFEIDTHVQKVVYREEDYTSYCEDEKGYHIQWLVHESNEKEMEPIRLILHEKGAFKRFEPSLSETFGYILRGCVRVKLGGRIYEAKQGETIYFQASEEHQILNAHDGITELIIVATESYL, encoded by the coding sequence ATGGAAATAGGAAAGAAAATTAAAAATTTACGATTAAAAAAAGGTTTAACACAAGAAGAGCTAGGAGAACGTACTGATTTAAGCAAAGGCTATATTTCGCAGCTAGAGCGTGATTTAAGTTCACCTTCTTTAGAAACATTTTTTAGTATTTTGGAAGTGCTAGGTTGCGAACCGAAAGAATTCTTCGAAATTGATACGCATGTTCAAAAGGTTGTGTACAGAGAGGAAGACTACACGAGTTATTGCGAAGATGAAAAAGGTTATCATATTCAGTGGCTTGTGCATGAATCAAACGAAAAAGAAATGGAGCCAATTCGTCTTATTCTTCATGAAAAAGGTGCATTTAAGAGGTTTGAGCCTTCTCTTTCAGAAACATTTGGCTACATTTTGCGCGGGTGTGTGAGGGTGAAGCTTGGAGGAAGAATATATGAAGCCAAACAGGGAGAGACCATCTATTTTCAAGCTTCTGAAGAACATCAGATTTTAAATGCTCATGATGGGATAACAGAGTTAATTATTGTGGCGACAGAGTCTTATTTATAG
- a CDS encoding ABC transporter ATP-binding protein has protein sequence MASTNTIIQFKNVTKQYDNDSVVLDHVSFEIEKGKFYTLLGPSGCGKTTILRLIAGFTEASSGTIYFNGKRINDVPANKRQVNTVFQDYALFPHLNVFENVAFGLRIKKMKNADIAIKVKEALRFVNLEGYENREIKEMSGGQRQRVAIARAIVNQPEVILLDEPLSALDLKLRTEMQYELRELQRRLGITFIFVTHDQEEALAMSDEIFVLNKGRIQQSGEPTDIYDEPINRFVADFIGESNIVPGKMIADFLVEFGGQQFECVDQGLNQNEQVEIVIRPEDLAITSSDQGKLQVRVDSQLFRGVHYEILGYDHAGNEWLVHSTKKATVGEEIGLYFEPEAIHVMRFNETEEEFDKRLEGYEEDHHAN, from the coding sequence ATGGCATCTACGAATACAATTATTCAATTTAAAAATGTGACCAAGCAATATGATAATGATTCAGTTGTATTGGATCATGTAAGCTTTGAAATTGAAAAAGGGAAGTTTTATACTCTCTTAGGTCCATCGGGATGTGGAAAGACAACTATTTTACGATTAATTGCAGGCTTTACGGAAGCTTCGAGCGGAACGATTTATTTTAATGGGAAAAGAATTAATGATGTCCCGGCTAACAAACGTCAGGTTAATACGGTTTTTCAAGACTACGCGCTTTTCCCGCATTTGAATGTATTTGAAAATGTAGCATTTGGTCTTCGAATCAAGAAGATGAAAAATGCTGATATTGCGATAAAAGTTAAAGAAGCCCTTCGTTTTGTTAACCTAGAAGGATATGAAAATAGAGAAATAAAGGAAATGTCAGGCGGTCAAAGACAGCGTGTAGCAATTGCACGAGCAATTGTAAATCAGCCTGAAGTCATATTACTGGACGAGCCGCTTTCAGCTCTTGATCTAAAATTGCGTACGGAGATGCAATACGAGTTAAGAGAATTACAGCGCCGTCTAGGTATTACGTTCATTTTTGTTACGCACGATCAAGAAGAAGCGCTTGCGATGTCCGATGAAATCTTTGTTTTGAATAAAGGAAGAATTCAGCAAAGCGGGGAACCTACAGATATTTATGATGAGCCAATCAATCGTTTTGTTGCCGATTTTATTGGTGAATCAAATATTGTGCCAGGTAAAATGATTGCGGACTTCTTAGTGGAGTTTGGCGGCCAACAATTTGAATGTGTCGATCAAGGATTAAACCAAAATGAGCAGGTTGAAATTGTGATTCGACCTGAAGATTTAGCAATTACAAGCTCCGATCAAGGAAAGCTGCAGGTTCGTGTAGATTCACAGCTGTTTAGGGGAGTCCATTATGAAATTTTAGGCTATGACCATGCAGGGAATGAGTGGCTCGTTCACTCTACGAAAAAGGCAACGGTTGGCGAAGAAATTGGTTTATATTTTGAACCTGAAGCTATTCATGTTATGCGATTTAATGAAACGGAAGAAGAATTTGATAAGCGACTCGAAGGTTATGAAGAGGATCACCATGCAAACTAA
- the mscL gene encoding large conductance mechanosensitive channel protein MscL: MLKEFKEFALRGNVLDLAVGVIIGAAFGKIVTSLVNDIIMPLIGLLLAGIDFKDLSFTVGDATVLYGSFIQTIVDFLIVAFSIFLFIRFFNRFKRKEEEKVEEEVAVLTKEEEILTEIRDLLKAEAVKERS; the protein is encoded by the coding sequence ATGCTTAAAGAATTTAAAGAGTTTGCTTTGCGAGGAAACGTATTAGATTTAGCGGTTGGTGTTATTATTGGAGCGGCATTTGGAAAAATTGTGACATCTCTTGTAAATGATATTATTATGCCGCTGATTGGTTTGTTGTTAGCAGGGATAGACTTTAAAGATTTATCCTTTACAGTTGGAGATGCTACGGTATTATATGGATCTTTTATTCAAACGATTGTTGATTTCTTAATTGTCGCATTCTCGATTTTCTTATTTATTCGTTTCTTTAATCGTTTTAAGAGAAAAGAAGAAGAGAAAGTAGAGGAAGAAGTGGCTGTTCTGACAAAAGAAGAAGAGATTTTAACAGAAATTCGTGATTTACTAAAAGCAGAAGCAGTGAAAGAGCGTTCATAA